One segment of Niabella beijingensis DNA contains the following:
- a CDS encoding AraC family transcriptional regulator gives MEQAEKKQGSFKNIWYGIGRKRIEIPFPVLRDKILKDPLLNSLYISSLGFYPNAKAHFSKRKKGLPGNMLFYCVDGHGFFEYRGERFDVGPNAFFMLPCNEAHAYGSAEKDPWSIYWIHFGGMNLPYFNEMNAVKDSFKPTHVKDNGEIPALFNKMYEALELGYSADNLYFANLGLRQFFSYFIYNSRHYPAVEKKELDAVDSAILYMQERLQESITLKDLSRHSNYSVSRFSNLFKQKTGYAPMDYFMQMKIQQACQLLDFTDKAIKDVAITMGFDDPYYFSKRFKQVIGMPPLKYRAIKKD, from the coding sequence ATGGAACAAGCGGAAAAGAAACAGGGATCCTTTAAAAATATCTGGTACGGCATCGGGCGTAAACGGATTGAAATTCCTTTTCCTGTGCTCCGCGATAAGATCCTGAAGGATCCGTTGCTGAACAGTTTGTACATATCCAGCCTGGGATTCTATCCCAATGCCAAGGCGCATTTTTCCAAGCGTAAGAAAGGACTCCCCGGCAATATGTTATTCTATTGCGTGGATGGGCATGGTTTTTTTGAATACCGGGGAGAGCGTTTTGATGTTGGACCCAATGCGTTCTTTATGCTTCCCTGTAATGAGGCGCATGCCTACGGGTCGGCTGAGAAAGACCCCTGGAGTATTTACTGGATCCACTTCGGCGGAATGAACCTTCCGTATTTCAATGAGATGAATGCAGTAAAGGACAGTTTTAAACCCACGCATGTGAAGGATAACGGGGAGATCCCGGCGTTGTTCAATAAAATGTATGAGGCGCTGGAACTGGGGTACAGTGCAGACAATCTGTATTTTGCCAACCTGGGACTACGACAGTTTTTTTCTTATTTTATCTATAACAGCCGGCATTACCCGGCAGTTGAAAAGAAAGAACTTGATGCGGTGGATAGCGCCATTTTATACATGCAGGAGCGGCTACAGGAAAGTATCACATTAAAGGACCTCAGCCGGCACTCGAATTATTCCGTATCCCGTTTTTCAAATTTATTCAAGCAGAAAACCGGCTATGCACCAATGGATTATTTTATGCAGATGAAGATCCAGCAGGCCTGCCAGCTGCTTGATTTTACGGACAAGGCCATTAAGGATGTAGCGATCACTATGGGTTTTGACGATCCCTATTATTTTTCAAA
- a CDS encoding DUF5703 domain-containing protein, protein MFRLLVCSALFFFVTSSIPAQPAVRDYTVVWNTQSKNASESMPVGGGSIGTNLWVEHNEALLYFSRSGAFDENNTLLKGGRLRIRLSPNLFENGTFRQELDLQKGMAIIRTTNQKGTAELRVWISIFQPVIHIKINSSVPVSAEAVYENWRFADRLQKGKQNNANSWKWAGHVKVITKKDTVGFDNNQILFFHRNTDSTVFDATVTQQKLEAVKQQLFNPLQRLTSGGLIEGTGFITGTTDTGVYTGTPFRSWSLRSRSAEKHHELRIVLHNKQTTSVHTWLNELQQLARKSHTAKDQTATLQWWQQFWNRSYICINPDKKDPADTAWQIGRNYQLFRYLLAANAYGAYPTKFNGGLFTVDPVFTDNSIKGTPDHRNWGGGTFTAQNQRLVYWPMLKSGDVDLMRSQFDFYNRLLPTAELRSKMYWNHKGANFNEQIENFGLPNPTEYGWKRPDDFDPGMEYNAWLEYEWDAALEFCMMMLEAADYEGMDIRSYLPLIKSCLVFFDEHYRYLAKKRGNKTLDQHGHLILYPGSGAETFKLAYNASSTIAALKTVTKKLLSASVPLTGEERIYFEELLKRIPPIPYMQYHGKTTIAPAQVWARVNNTESSMLYPVFPWGIFGVGRPGLDTAVNTYLLDSFALKFRSHAGWKQDNIFAARLGLTAEAKRLTTLKLRDSGRRFPAFWGPGYDWVPDHNWGGSGMIGLQEMLLQSVDDKIFLFPAWPKEWDVSFKLHAPQQTTVEGSLKNGKLTALKVIPQSREKDVINMLH, encoded by the coding sequence ATGTTCCGGTTGCTTGTTTGTTCAGCCCTGTTTTTTTTCGTCACGTCTTCCATCCCGGCACAGCCGGCAGTCCGGGATTATACTGTTGTATGGAATACACAGAGCAAAAATGCATCGGAATCCATGCCCGTTGGCGGTGGTTCTATCGGGACCAATCTCTGGGTAGAACACAATGAGGCATTGCTCTATTTTTCCCGCAGCGGTGCTTTTGACGAAAATAATACATTGCTGAAAGGGGGACGGTTGCGGATCCGCTTATCCCCTAACCTCTTTGAAAACGGAACGTTCCGGCAGGAGCTGGATCTGCAAAAAGGCATGGCCATCATCCGGACAACCAATCAGAAGGGAACTGCGGAGCTGCGGGTCTGGATCTCAATTTTTCAGCCGGTGATCCATATCAAGATCAACAGCTCGGTTCCGGTTTCTGCCGAGGCGGTTTATGAGAACTGGCGGTTTGCCGACCGGCTGCAAAAGGGAAAACAGAACAATGCCAACTCCTGGAAATGGGCTGGTCACGTAAAAGTGATCACCAAAAAAGATACTGTCGGCTTTGATAATAACCAAATCCTTTTTTTTCACCGCAATACGGATTCGACCGTATTTGATGCAACGGTAACACAGCAAAAACTGGAGGCGGTCAAACAACAGCTTTTCAATCCACTCCAGCGACTTACCTCCGGCGGCCTCATCGAAGGAACGGGTTTTATTACCGGCACCACAGATACCGGTGTTTACACGGGTACCCCTTTCAGAAGCTGGAGCCTGCGAAGCCGCAGCGCGGAAAAACACCATGAGCTACGGATCGTTTTGCACAACAAGCAAACGACCAGTGTGCATACCTGGCTGAATGAGCTGCAGCAACTGGCCCGGAAAAGTCATACCGCAAAGGACCAGACCGCTACATTACAGTGGTGGCAGCAATTCTGGAACCGGAGCTATATCTGCATCAATCCGGATAAAAAAGACCCGGCCGACACCGCCTGGCAGATCGGGCGCAATTACCAGCTCTTCCGGTACCTGCTGGCGGCCAACGCCTATGGTGCTTATCCTACAAAATTCAATGGCGGACTGTTCACGGTTGATCCTGTTTTTACGGACAACAGTATTAAAGGCACACCGGATCATCGTAACTGGGGTGGCGGCACTTTTACCGCGCAGAACCAGCGCCTGGTATACTGGCCGATGCTTAAAAGCGGGGATGTGGATCTGATGAGGTCACAATTTGATTTTTACAACCGGTTGTTGCCCACAGCCGAACTCCGCAGCAAGATGTACTGGAATCATAAAGGCGCCAATTTTAACGAACAGATCGAGAATTTTGGTCTGCCCAATCCCACGGAATATGGCTGGAAGCGACCAGATGACTTTGATCCCGGTATGGAATACAATGCCTGGCTGGAATACGAATGGGACGCCGCGCTGGAATTTTGCATGATGATGCTGGAAGCCGCCGACTATGAAGGAATGGATATCAGATCCTATCTGCCATTGATCAAAAGCTGTCTTGTTTTCTTTGACGAGCACTACCGGTACCTGGCAAAAAAAAGAGGGAATAAAACACTGGATCAGCACGGCCACCTGATACTGTACCCGGGATCCGGTGCCGAAACCTTCAAACTGGCGTACAACGCCAGCTCTACTATTGCGGCGTTAAAAACAGTGACCAAAAAGTTGCTGTCGGCATCAGTGCCGTTAACAGGTGAAGAAAGAATTTATTTTGAAGAATTGTTGAAAAGGATTCCCCCGATCCCGTACATGCAATACCACGGCAAGACCACCATCGCTCCTGCGCAGGTTTGGGCGCGGGTGAACAATACTGAATCATCCATGCTCTATCCCGTTTTTCCCTGGGGAATTTTTGGAGTGGGAAGACCAGGACTGGATACAGCCGTCAATACCTATTTGCTGGACAGCTTTGCCCTGAAGTTCAGAAGTCATGCAGGCTGGAAACAGGACAACATCTTTGCTGCCCGGCTCGGATTGACAGCAGAAGCGAAAAGGCTGACCACATTAAAATTAAGAGACAGCGGCCGCCGTTTCCCGGCTTTCTGGGGACCGGGATATGACTGGGTGCCGGATCACAACTGGGGTGGTTCCGGGATGATCGGATTGCAGGAGATGTTGTTGCAGTCTGTTGATGACAAGATCTTTCTTTTTCCGGCGTGGCCAAAAGAATGGGATGTATCCTTCAAACTACATGCCCCGCAGCAAACAACCGTGGAAGGCAGTTTAAAGAACGGAAAGCTTACCGCACTTAAGGTCATCCCGCAAAGCCGGGAAAAAGATGTGATAAACATGCTGCATTGA